Genomic segment of Schistocerca piceifrons isolate TAMUIC-IGC-003096 chromosome 1, iqSchPice1.1, whole genome shotgun sequence:
GAGTGCAGAACCAGTTATCATAGAACAGTTTATGATTTTTGTACTTTGGTATTCTTTCAGCCAATCTGAGCACTACATTTCCACTGGCGTTTACATTAGGAAGATGACTGGGTTGATTGACAGGTCCAGAATAGACTTCGAAATCATAAATAATACCACTGGCACCTGCTATGCAATATATTTTGTAGCCCCACTTTTTTGGTTTCTTGGGATTATACTGTTTCAAGCTACTGTGACCTTTGAATGGCACAATTTGTTCGTCCACTGCAAGGTGTTCTTCAATTggtatttttgataaattttttcgCAGCATGTCGCTTACCATTCTAACCTTGAACAGTCTGTCAGGTGCAGAATGTTGCTGAGTATTGTCAGCAAAATGTAAATATCTCTTTATTTGTTCCCATCTGCGTAGTGTCATTACATCAGACACTTGTTTCACACCACATTTCTTGTTCCAGTATCTTCTGTTCCCAGGTATAGCAATCAGTGACATGTAGAATGCAATACCAATAAATTGTTCAATTTCGGTAGAGGTAACACTGAAGGTGTTGGCCACATCACACTGCTTCGAATACAGATTCGTTTGTTGACATATGTAGTCAATGATACTTGAGTCAAAAATCTTTTTGAAGTACGTTAGTGGTGAAAATACTTCTGTAGATGGTGGAATTTCTCCAGTCCAAACAGGAGAAGGAAATACAGATTTTACCGTGTTCCTCTTCCAAAGAAGGTTCAATTTCGGCACATTACAACGAGATGGAGATTGTGCCTGAGGAAGATTATCACCAACTTCAGGTTCAACTATCTGCTCTGTGTTTGAAACACAAGGCACTCCCACTTCATCTGGCTCATCACAGTTTTcttcgctgctgctactgtcacctgATTGTGAGCCTGAAAAGTAGAGTGTGAATTACTTGTCATCAGAAACTGAACAAGAGATGGTGCTGGGAAACTATATAAAGCTGACTAGGCTACAATGCTGGTCTAAGTCACAGTCACAATTTTTTAGATAAAAAGCATGAAACACATTTGGGACAACAACAATTGATATATTGTCACGAGAAAAAGAACACACATGAAAAGAACTGTAAAAAGTTGTATATTAGAGCAAGTAAAAGTTGCCACTGTAGCGAAAATCCAATCAACTTCTTATACTGATGTAACTCTTTAcatgatttttttatgaaaattgctAGTCAATTTCTAACTCACCTGTAAGTCGTTCAGAAACGTAGGTTTTATCCAGATCACTGTCATCACTGTCCAAACAGTCCTCGTCACTGCTTTCTGGAGGAATGTAGCTTCT
This window contains:
- the LOC124776160 gene encoding piggyBac transposable element-derived protein 3-like; translation: MDTRLFYRKRQGRSYIPPESSDEDCLDSDDSDLDKTYVSERLTGSQSGDSSSSEENCDEPDEVGVPCVSNTEQIVEPEVGDNLPQAQSPSRCNVPKLNLLWKRNTVKSVFPSPVWTGEIPPSTEVFSPLTYFKKIFDSSIIDYICQQTNLYSKQCDVANTFSVTSTEIEQFIGIAFYMSLIAIPGNRRYWNKKCGVKQVSDVMTLRRWEQIKRYLHFADNTQQHSAPDRLFKVRMVSDMLRKNLSKIPIEEHLAVDEQIVPFKGHSSLKQYNPKKPKKWGYKIYCIAGASGIIYDFEVYSGPVNQPSHLPNVNASGNVVLRLAERIPKYKNHKLFYDNWFCTPELQVELVKCGIHSLGTVQLNRVRNNKMPSDAEMKKQGRGTSVESTASVSGYDLILVKWQDNRCVSLLSTFSGTHPESQVARYDKKTKQRIQIKCPKIVKEYNKFMGGVDTIDSLLSLHRTKIRSKKYYMRLFFHLLDMSCVVAWLLYKRACHEDSIEEKTQMALFDFKLDIAESLCWSGKPSKRQSLDSSPGSGTKKRRQPNTANADIRKDRIDHWPNYCEKSARCKYNKCQKITKIMCTKCNTYLCFVPDRNCFYNFHNV